A region from the Mya arenaria isolate MELC-2E11 chromosome 2, ASM2691426v1 genome encodes:
- the LOC128223685 gene encoding putative ATP synthase subunit f, mitochondrial yields the protein MSESAVKLVTNAEQHARGGPRVILPKVNWPYYGDVYNPKIHGTYDPSIKYGPAKPSIWTWKIKDIPSQLKNADKTSPNVMNTMSRWYYRVTKTHLRCTRTPIRPYIMAVAVVTAIQFGLKLGVNNKVQPWKYHW from the exons ATGTCTGAATCAGCTGTAAAACTCGTCACCAATGCGGAACAGCATGCAAGAGGAGGGCCTAGGGTTATATTGCCAAAAGTGAACTGGCCCTACTATGGTGATGTCTATAACCCGAAGATTCACGGGACTTATGACCCTTCAATCAAGTATGGTCCCGCGA AGCCAAGCATTTGGACATGGAAGATCAAGGACATCCCCAGCCAACTGAAGAATGCGGACAAAACAAGCCCAAATGTAATGAACACAATGAGCAGAT GGTATTACAGAGTTACCAAAACACACTTGAGATGTACTAGGACACCAATCCGTCCCTATATCATGGCGGTTGCAGTTGTTACAGCTATCCAGTTCGGCTTGAAATTGGGAGTTAACA ACAAAGTCCAGCCATGGAAGTACCACTGGTAA